A portion of the Thunnus albacares chromosome 23, fThuAlb1.1, whole genome shotgun sequence genome contains these proteins:
- the prl2 gene encoding prolactin 2 gives MPENIRSVSVVWVVLVCLLFCSRLTSVGAAPICTNAQAGCHVLSLANLFDRVIQHSARMHGISNDLHSEFEQYFLPSKNQIGRVSRNCHTSTILTPNGKENAQRMAREELTEVILKLLVAWRDPLWHFHQSMTHHHDFNNFSSNKALEMSDMVHELRKGVEKVAEKMQMLGIISNSVSSLASPEALLPSDSAEWRQMKDYDLLYCFRRDSNKVQNYLKILKCRIVPEHGC, from the exons ATGCCTGAGAACATCAGATCAG TGTCTGTTGTGTGGGTGGTGTTGGTCTGTCTGTTGTTCTGCAGCAGACTGACCAGCGTGGGTGCAGCACCGATCTGTACCAATGCCCAAGCTGGGTGCCATGTCCTCTCCCTGGCCAACCTGTTTGACCGGGTCATCCAACACTCAGCCAGGATGCACGGCATTTCAAATGACCTTCACTCCGAGTTT GAGCAGTACTTCCTGCCCAGTAAGAATCAAATTGGCCGGGTCAGTCGCAACTGTCACACCTCCACCATCCTTACTCCAAATGGCAAGGAGAATGCTCAGAGAATGGCG AGAGAGGAGCTGACTGAGGTGATTCTGAAGCTCCTGGTGGCTTGGAGGGATCCTCTTTGGCATTTCCACCAGAGCATGACTCACCACCATGACTTCAACAACTTCAGCTCCAATAAAGCTCTCGAGATGAGTGACATGGTGCATGAGCTACGCAAAGGCGTAGAGAAAGTGGCTGAGAAG ATGCAGATGTTGGGGATAATAAGTAACTCTGTCAGCAGCCTGGCTTCTCCTGAGGCTTTATTGCCATCTGACAGTGCTGAGTGGCGCCAGATGAAAGACTATGACCTCCTCTACTGCTTTCGCCGAGACTCAAACAAGGTCCAGAACTATCTGAAGATTCTTAAGTGTCGCATTGTTCCAGAGCATGGATGCTAA